One window from the genome of Montipora capricornis isolate CH-2021 unplaced genomic scaffold, ASM3666992v2 scaffold_500, whole genome shotgun sequence encodes:
- the LOC138036770 gene encoding G2/M phase-specific E3 ubiquitin-protein ligase-like encodes MRIRGELDQVKEGLAKVGVLEAITRDPDLFKPLFCWDSSLQVTTGYIRWLFDPNLSEVGSNARSQEEDLLYNWEEYLKEIDDEGRARAADTEVTLEELFAFLTGSHSIPPMGFERPGSIIFIPLENPKESRLPSVSTCIPQLSIPICNYNLEDFDNFKKQINLAVLGSMEFGQP; translated from the exons ATGAG AATTCGAGGAGAACTTGACCAAGTGAAGGAAGGACTCGCCAAAGTAGGGGTTCTCGAGGCAATAACAAGAGACCCAGACCTATTCAAACCGCTCTTTTGCTGGGATAGCAGCCTACAAGTAACTACAGGATACATTAGATGGTTATTTGACCCTAACTTGTCTGAAGTTGGCAGCAACGCTCGGAGTCAGGAGGAAGATCTCCTCTATAACTGGGAAGAATACCTTAAAGAAATAG ATGACGAGGGGAGAGCACGAGCCGCTGACACAGAAGTGACCTTGGAAGAGCTATTTGCATTTTTGACTGGTTCTCACAGCATTCCTCCAATGGGATTTGAAAGACCCGGCTCCATCATCTTCATCCCATTAGAGAACCCAAAGGAAAGTCGTCTTCCTTCTGTATCCACTTGTATCCCACAATTATCAATCCCCATCTGCAATTACAATCTTGAAGATTTCGacaatttcaaaaagcaaattaaCCTCGCTGTTCTGGGATCCATGGAATTTGGACAACCATGA
- the LOC138036788 gene encoding collagen alpha-1(XIV) chain-like: MTFFIEVLVALLVAETCCGQVPWETAEDIYESLRAIPPLEETRHKMMTYLLDRHDNSRDKRFTPYYDVVFVLDSSESISRADFNVSVSVVKSLVTRFEPDSRFAAITFGANASVSFNFKSPKLTTELLISKMHHQGGNKSILNALETTQNGLLLNRDSGVREGSQKRVVLVTNGPATENLQSLTWAASRIKALGPEIFLVALGDRIPSVKELVAIPTSTDAHFYRISNMSAFKQIVDGIPVHIFYRDYYFDD; encoded by the exons ATGACTTTCTTTATAGAAGTGTTGGTCGCTTTGCTCGTGGCAGAGACATGTTGCGGCCAAGTGCCTTGGGAAACAGCGGAGGATATTTACGAAA GTTTGCGAGCTATTCCTCCACTTGAAGAAACGAGACATAAAATGATGACATATCTCCTTGATCGCCATGACAACTCAAGAGACAAGAGATTCACTCCATATTATGACGTCGTGTTTGTTCTCGATTCATCCGAGTCGATATCCAGGGCCGACTTCAATGTCAGTGTAAGTGTTGTGAAGAGCCTGGTGACAAGGTTTGAGCCTGACTCACGATTCGCTGCAATAACATTTGGTGCCAATGCCTCTGTAAGCTTCAATTTTAAGTCACCCAAG CTCACAACTGAACTACTTATCAGTAAAATGCACCATCAAGGAGGAAACAAAAGCATACTGAATGCTCTCGAAACGACACAAAACGGATTGCTACTGAACCGCGACTCTGGAGTTCGCGAAGGAAGCCAAAAGAGAGTGGTACTGGTAACTAATGGGCCTGCTACAGAAAACCTACAGAGCTTAACTTGGGCAGCCAGTCGGATCAAAGCACTCGGGCCAGAAATCTTTCTCGTGGCCCTCGGCGACAGGATACCCAGTGTTAAGGAACTTGTCGCGATACCGACTTCGACGGATGCACATTTTTATCGCATATCCAATATGAGCGCTTTCAAGCAAATAGTAGATGGGATTCCTGTGCACATTTTTTACCGAGACTATTATTTTGATGACTGA
- the LOC138036771 gene encoding uncharacterized protein, whose translation MHQRLVNHHNLVIDKETVRTILRIVDPVGVENRSKHRFKRRQYRSKGPNYIWHMDGYDKLKPFGFCIHGCIDGYSRRIVWLEVGVTNNDPDVTAGYFLDAIRSVGGVPRILRADNGTENAHIAAFQRFFRREAADAFAGEKSFIYGRSVSNQRIEAWWGQLRGGGMDWWITFFKDLRDNGLFCDDNIFHVESIRFCFMFIIPEELNKAAKLWNLHRMRPSTNPESPPGRPDMLYFLPEISNTQDYKTVVTVDDVELVEETCGLQNVQLPCSPEFISLAEIITRENGLMMPSNANDAKALYIELLDKIKEVEDNL comes from the coding sequence ATGCATCAAAGACTCGTCAATCATCATAATCTTGTAATTGACAAAGAAACAGTTCGCACCATTCTAAGAATTGTTGATCCTGTTGGCGTTGAAAATCGCTCAAAGCATCGTTTCAAACGAAGGCAGTACCGTAGCAAAGGGCCAAACTATATATGGCATATGGACGGATACGATAAACTAAAACCGTTTGGGTTTTGCATTCACGGCTGTATCGACGGATACAGCCGGCGTATTGTTTGGTTGGAAGTTGGCGTTACCAACAACGACCCAGATGTCACGGCGGGATACTTCTTAGATGCCATTCGTTCTGTTGGTGGTGTACCACGCATTTTGCGTGCCGACAATGGTACAGAAAATGCCCACATTGCAGCGTTTCAGCGATTTTTTCGAAGAGAGGCAGCTGATGCATTTGCCGGGGAAAAGAGTTTCATATATGGAAGATCAGTTTCTAATCAGCGGATCGAGGCATGGTGGGGTCAACTGCGCGGAGGTGGCATGGATTGGTggataactttttttaaagatttgaGAGATAATGGTTTGTTCTGCGACGACAACATTTTCCACGTAGAATCTATACGATTTTGCTTTATGTTTATCATACCAGAGGAATTAAACAAAgcagctaagttatggaatcTTCACAGAATGAGACCCTCTACTAACCCAGAATCTCCTCCCGGAAGACCCGACATGCTATATTTTCTGCCAGAAATCAGTAACACACAGGACTACAAAACAGTCGTAACTGTGGATGATGTGGAACTCGTTGAGGAGACGTGTGGCTTGCAGAATGTTCAGTTACCCTGTTCACCCGAATTTATCTCCTTGGCTGAGATAATTACGAGAGAGAATGGTCTGATGATGCCTAGCAATGCAAATGACGCCAAAGCTCTCTACATAGAGTTAttggataaaataaaagaagttGAAGATAATCTTTAA